TCAAGCTTTTCCTTGAGCAGATCCAAGTTCTCGCCAGCCTTGGCCGCGATCTTTGCTTCTTCGACGCTGGCCATGACAGACTTCATGGACTCGGCGGCAGCCTGCATGGATTCAGCAGTCTTGGTCACGCTTTCGATGGGCTTTGCCATTTCGCGAGTGGTGCGGTTCAAGTTCGCAGACATGTTGGCCATGTTCTTCAGAGTGATGCGGATGTTCTCGGCATTCTCTGCAGTAAAGACGCTGCTAAAGTTGGAGAGCAAGGTGTCGACCTTTTCAACCATGCCGCCAGCCTGGTCCGCAAACTTATCGAAAGAAGAAGCTTCTGCAGGAACAAAACCGCCTTCCTGCAAATTAGGTTCGCTAAAGTGACCACCCGAAAGAACGATGTGCTTTTCGCCAGTGAGGGAAAGACCGTTGGTCATGCCGGCACGGGTACCCGGCTTAATGGGAGTTCCATGCTTCACCTTGAAGCTCACCACCACCTGATCCAGGCTAGAGGAATCGATCTGGATTCCGGTGACGTTACCCACGTCGATACCGTTCAGTTTGACCTTGGCTTCGTTATAAAGACCGATGACCGATCCCTTGAACACGGTGTAGTAGTTGTCGTATTCGGCGCTAATGAAGCGATTCAGCACATAACCCAAAAAGGCGATAATCAGCGCCAGGCATATGAACATGAATACGCCAAGTTTGATTCTTTCAGAACGAGTGGTTTCCATCTAATGCTCCGACTCAGTCAATAAAATTAAAGTGGTAAGTGTCATCGGATTTCGGTTCCTTTGAACTCTTACGGCTAAAGAATGTCTTAAGAATTGGATCTTCGGAATCCAGGCCCTGCTGCAAGGTGCCGTCAAAATGGACGTAGCCTTCCTTCAAATACACAAAACGGTCACATACGATCTTGATGCTTTCCAGTTCGTGGCTCACGATTACCATGGATACGCCCAAGGTGTCCCGCAGTTCCAGCAGAAGTTCATCGAGAGAGTGTGCGGTTACCGGATCGAGACCCGTAGACGGTTCATCGCAGAACAGAAGTTCCGGCTTAAGTGCAATGGCGCGGGCCAGGGCAGCACGCTTCTTCATACCGCCAGAAAGTTCCGAGGGATACCTATGGAAGGCATGCAGCAAATGAACCTTTTCCAGACGGTCGGCAACGATGGCTTCCATCTGGCTCTTGGGCATATAGGGCATGCTGCGTTTCAGGGGAAGCATGGCGTTTTCGGCTACAGTCAAGTCCGAAAGCAGAGCGCCACTCTGGAACAGCACGCCGGTACGCATACGGGTTTCGGCATCCAGCCCATCCTGGGCCCCGAAGGTCTTACCGAAATAGGTAATGGTTCCGCTCTGGGCCTTGTACAGCTTAAGGATGTTATTTAACAAGGTAGACTTACCGCATCCCGAACTACCGAGAATCATACGGATTTCGCCCTTGCGCACACCGAAGGTAATGTCGTGGAGGATAGTACGTCCACCGTACCCCGCCTTCAGATGATCCACTTTGAGAATTTCGTCCATAACTGCTCCCTAGTAGAAAATGAAGGCAAAAAGTGTATCTGCAATAACAATGCTGGCAATGGAAGTCACCACGCTAGAGGTTGTCGCTAGGCCGACGGCTTCGGCGCCGCCCTTGGCATTCAAACCTTTATTACAGGAAATAAGAGTAACAAGCCAACCAAAAGCAAGAGCCTTAATGGAGCTCTTCGCAAACACCATGGGGTCGATCCCTTCGCGGATCCCCTGGAGGTAGTTGGTAAAGGTAATGTCGCAGCAGAAATAGCCAATCAGGAAGCCGGCGAAACATCCGAAAATGGAAGCGCAGAAATTCAAGATAGGAGTGCAAACGCTCATGGCCAAAAATCTCGGAACCACCAGATACTGCACCGGTGAAATAGCCATGGTCTTGATAGCCTTCACTTCTTCGCAAACAGACATGTTGGCAATTTCAGCCGCAATCGAGGAACCAGAACGGCCTGCAAGAATG
This genomic stretch from Fibrobacter sp. UWH6 harbors:
- a CDS encoding ABC transporter ATP-binding protein, with product MDEILKVDHLKAGYGGRTILHDITFGVRKGEIRMILGSSGCGKSTLLNNILKLYKAQSGTITYFGKTFGAQDGLDAETRMRTGVLFQSGALLSDLTVAENAMLPLKRSMPYMPKSQMEAIVADRLEKVHLLHAFHRYPSELSGGMKKRAALARAIALKPELLFCDEPSTGLDPVTAHSLDELLLELRDTLGVSMVIVSHELESIKIVCDRFVYLKEGYVHFDGTLQQGLDSEDPILKTFFSRKSSKEPKSDDTYHFNFID
- a CDS encoding MlaD family protein is translated as METTRSERIKLGVFMFICLALIIAFLGYVLNRFISAEYDNYYTVFKGSVIGLYNEAKVKLNGIDVGNVTGIQIDSSSLDQVVVSFKVKHGTPIKPGTRAGMTNGLSLTGEKHIVLSGGHFSEPNLQEGGFVPAEASSFDKFADQAGGMVEKVDTLLSNFSSVFTAENAENIRITLKNMANMSANLNRTTREMAKPIESVTKTAESMQAAAESMKSVMASVEEAKIAAKAGENLDLLKEKLDAIDTKSMNDNLAQAMESINKLAQRLDAMVYNNQDQVGDVLTELNTVLENLDEFSQKIKNNPSALIRSENKSRRQ